The Syntrophobotulus glycolicus DSM 8271 DNA window AGGATTAGCGCTAGGACCAAAGTAATAAAGATGGATGGGACCAACAGCCCAGAAACAGAGAAGAGTTGACAGTAAACTGTGATAAGGTTTTTGTGGATAAGGTTTTCCTGCTGATGATCATTGATTTGGTCATGAAAGATTGATCGGAGATGAAAAACAACATTGATGGATAGAAAGATGACCAATGAAAAAAGAAAAAGTGAACGAATGGAGTATTGTGCCGCAATTCAGTGTTCAAAGGTAATTTCTGAGGGTAAAGTAAAGAGTTTTGATCCTCCTGTGGAAATGAAGGTAAAAAATATTGCTCCCGAAGGATTATGCATCAGCGCATTGGAGTCATTTGAAGTGGGTTCGCTGCTGAAGTTTGATATGATGCTGAAGGATGTCTGGTATAAAGAGATTACGGCCACAATTATCTGGACCATAAAAAATAAGAATACATATGATTACGGACTGCATATGCAATATG harbors:
- a CDS encoding PilZ domain-containing protein, with the translated sequence MDRKMTNEKRKSERMEYCAAIQCSKVISEGKVKSFDPPVEMKVKNIAPEGLCISALESFEVGSLLKFDMMLKDVWYKEITATIIWTIKNKNTYDYGLHMQYVTGRFGVQIIEMGRQVFKKV